From Bifidobacterium sp. ESL0790, one genomic window encodes:
- the hisD gene encoding histidinol dehydrogenase, with amino-acid sequence MSDNTMRIIDLRGKRLTRAQMLEAMPRAEMGTNEASSAVRPILDDVKARGAAALRDFEEKFDHIRPHDLRVPVEAMQSALEELDPEVRAAIEESVRRIRKVCASQVPKDFYTDLAEGARVAERWIPVERVGLYVPGGKAVYPTSVIMNAVPAQVAGVSSLAIATPPSAENGGLPNKTILATCAILGVDEVYAVGGAQAVAMFAYGANGSEPQDGEVLCEPVDKITGPGNIFVATAKGMVSGIVGIDAVAGPTEIAILADKTANPSWVAADLIGQAEHDELAGSVLITDSEELAKKTQESLDYRVPRTMSHKRVATSLTGRQSGIILTDGLDQSVDAANAYAAEHLEIQTENPDEVVPRIKNAGAIFRGPYSPVPLGDYMSGSNHVLPTGGTARFACGLGVHTFMKPVEVIEYDEQGLKPLASLINAFAVSEDLPAHGECVLSRFIDDPYDKATLKDQERKAGLRK; translated from the coding sequence ATGAGCGATAACACCATGCGAATCATTGACCTGCGCGGAAAGCGCCTCACCCGAGCCCAGATGCTGGAGGCCATGCCCCGTGCCGAAATGGGCACGAACGAGGCCAGCAGCGCCGTGCGCCCGATCCTCGACGATGTCAAAGCCCGTGGAGCCGCGGCTCTGCGTGATTTCGAGGAGAAGTTCGACCATATTCGCCCGCATGATCTGCGTGTGCCCGTCGAGGCGATGCAAAGCGCGCTTGAGGAGCTGGACCCGGAAGTCCGCGCCGCCATCGAGGAGTCGGTGCGCCGCATCCGCAAGGTCTGCGCCTCGCAGGTGCCGAAAGACTTTTATACCGACTTGGCCGAAGGAGCCCGCGTCGCCGAACGCTGGATTCCGGTCGAGCGCGTCGGCCTGTACGTGCCCGGCGGCAAGGCCGTCTATCCGACTTCCGTGATCATGAACGCCGTGCCGGCCCAAGTCGCGGGCGTCTCTTCGCTCGCCATCGCCACGCCTCCGAGCGCCGAGAACGGCGGCCTGCCCAACAAGACCATTCTCGCCACCTGCGCCATCCTCGGCGTCGACGAGGTCTACGCGGTCGGCGGGGCACAAGCCGTCGCCATGTTCGCCTACGGCGCCAACGGTTCCGAGCCGCAGGACGGCGAGGTGCTCTGCGAGCCGGTCGACAAAATCACCGGTCCGGGCAACATCTTCGTGGCCACGGCCAAGGGCATGGTCTCCGGCATCGTCGGCATCGACGCGGTCGCCGGACCCACCGAAATCGCGATTCTGGCCGACAAGACCGCCAACCCGAGCTGGGTGGCCGCCGATCTCATCGGCCAAGCGGAGCACGACGAGCTCGCCGGTTCCGTCCTGATCACCGACAGCGAGGAGCTGGCCAAGAAGACCCAGGAAAGCCTTGACTATCGCGTGCCGCGCACCATGTCGCACAAGCGCGTCGCCACGTCGCTGACCGGCCGTCAGTCCGGCATCATTTTGACCGACGGGCTCGATCAGTCGGTCGACGCCGCCAACGCCTACGCCGCCGAGCACTTGGAGATCCAGACCGAAAACCCGGACGAGGTCGTGCCGCGCATCAAGAACGCCGGCGCCATCTTCCGCGGGCCGTATTCGCCGGTCCCGCTGGGCGACTACATGTCCGGCTCGAACCACGTGCTGCCCACCGGCGGCACCGCCCGCTTCGCCTGTGGTCTCGGCGTGCACACCTTCATGAAGCCGGTCGAGGTCATCGAATACGACGAGCAGGGCCTGAAGCCGCTGGCGTCGCTCATCAATGCCTTCGCGGTTTCCGAAGACCTGCCTGCCCACGGCGAGTGCGTGCTGAGCCGCTTCATCGACGACCCGTACGACAAGGCCACGTTGAAGGACCAGGAGCGCAAGGCCGGCCTGCGCAAGTAG
- a CDS encoding histidinol-phosphate transaminase → MTNTIPQDLPLRNDLIGEVPYGAPQLDVPVCLNVNENPYQPEPAVVDEIAERVRQVAPTLNRYPDREHTALREAFARYLKRESGVWLDVGQIWGANGSNEIMLQVFQAFGGPGRKALGADPTYSMYPEYARDTFTQWLTVPRRDDFTLDLDALLRAMGREKPAIVLLTSPNNPTGTILPMDDLEAVLKASAEIGVAGAKDGVHPVVVVDEAYIEFRDPGMPTALELLGRYPNLAVSRTMSKAFAFAGARVGYLAASPGIIDCVRIVRMPYHLSAVTQATALAALEHTDEQLAQVSHLRETREATADWLKHQTWHGQPLKVADSQSNFLLFGGSFDDRDRIFDELLKRGVLIRVVGPEGWLRVCMGIDEEMARFREALTEVLAQLEHE, encoded by the coding sequence ATGACCAATACGATTCCGCAGGACCTGCCGTTGCGCAACGACCTCATCGGGGAGGTCCCCTACGGCGCACCGCAGCTCGACGTGCCGGTGTGCCTGAACGTCAACGAGAACCCGTACCAGCCCGAGCCGGCCGTCGTGGACGAGATTGCCGAGCGTGTGCGGCAGGTGGCCCCGACCCTCAACCGTTATCCCGACCGCGAGCACACCGCCCTGCGCGAGGCGTTCGCCCGCTACCTCAAGCGCGAGTCTGGCGTGTGGCTCGACGTCGGGCAGATCTGGGGCGCCAACGGCTCCAACGAGATCATGCTGCAGGTCTTCCAGGCCTTCGGCGGTCCGGGGCGCAAGGCGCTGGGCGCCGACCCCACCTATTCGATGTATCCCGAATACGCCCGCGACACCTTCACCCAGTGGCTCACCGTGCCGCGCCGCGACGACTTCACGCTCGACCTCGACGCGCTGCTGCGGGCCATGGGGCGCGAGAAGCCGGCGATCGTGCTGCTCACCAGCCCCAACAACCCGACCGGCACCATCCTGCCGATGGATGACCTCGAGGCGGTGCTCAAGGCCTCGGCCGAGATCGGCGTGGCCGGCGCCAAGGACGGCGTGCATCCAGTGGTCGTGGTCGACGAGGCCTATATCGAGTTCCGCGACCCGGGCATGCCCACGGCCCTGGAGCTGCTCGGCCGCTATCCGAACCTCGCCGTGAGCCGCACCATGAGCAAGGCCTTCGCCTTCGCCGGGGCGCGCGTGGGCTATCTCGCCGCCTCACCCGGCATCATCGACTGCGTGCGCATCGTGCGCATGCCCTACCATCTTTCCGCCGTCACGCAGGCCACGGCGCTCGCCGCCCTGGAGCACACCGACGAGCAGCTGGCCCAGGTGAGCCACCTGCGCGAGACCCGCGAGGCCACCGCCGACTGGCTTAAGCACCAGACTTGGCATGGCCAGCCGCTCAAGGTGGCCGATTCCCAGTCCAACTTCCTGCTCTTCGGCGGCTCGTTCGACGACCGCGACCGCATTTTCGACGAGCTGCTGAAGCGCGGTGTGCTCATCCGCGTGGTCGGGCCCGAGGGCTGGCTGCGCGTGTGCATGGGCATCGACGAAGAGATGGCGCGCTTCCGTGAGGCGTTGACCGAGGTGCTGGCGCAGCTCGAACACGAATAG
- the hisB gene encoding imidazoleglycerol-phosphate dehydratase HisB: protein MARTATIVRETSESKVELSLNLDGTGKTDIETSVPFYNHMMNALGKHSLIDLKIRATGDTDIDVHHTVEDTAIVFGEALKQALGDKRGIRRFADATVPLDEALARAVVDISGRPYAVCTGEPEGFQYAMIGGHFTGSLVRHVMESIAFHADLCLHMTVLAGRDPHHIAEAEFKALARALRFAVEPDPRIAGIIPSTKGAL, encoded by the coding sequence ATGGCAAGAACGGCGACGATAGTGCGCGAGACCAGCGAATCCAAGGTGGAGCTGAGCCTGAATCTGGACGGCACCGGCAAAACCGACATCGAGACCTCGGTGCCGTTTTACAACCACATGATGAACGCGCTGGGCAAGCATTCGCTGATCGACCTGAAGATTCGCGCCACCGGCGACACCGACATCGACGTGCACCACACCGTGGAGGACACGGCAATCGTCTTCGGCGAGGCGTTGAAGCAGGCGCTGGGCGACAAGCGCGGCATCCGCCGGTTCGCCGACGCCACCGTGCCGCTCGACGAGGCCCTGGCGCGCGCCGTGGTCGATATCTCCGGCCGCCCGTACGCCGTGTGCACCGGGGAGCCCGAAGGCTTCCAATACGCGATGATCGGCGGGCATTTCACCGGTTCGCTGGTCCGCCACGTCATGGAATCCATCGCCTTCCACGCCGACCTCTGCCTGCACATGACGGTGCTCGCAGGCCGTGACCCGCACCATATCGCCGAGGCCGAGTTCAAGGCGTTGGCCCGTGCGCTGCGGTTCGCCGTCGAGCCCGACCCGCGCATCGCCGGCATCATCCCGAGCACCAAGGGAGCGCTGTGA
- the hisH gene encoding imidazole glycerol phosphate synthase subunit HisH, with translation MAKVVVFDYGFGNVRSMMRALAHIGLDATLTSDHRQSLEADGLVVPGVGAFAACMEGLRAVRGDDVILQRLAAGRPVLGVCVGLQVMFTQGSESGVVTPGLGVIDGSVDLIDADVVPHMGWDTIQAPADSTLLRSLGDERFYFVHSYAASSAEIPEASSNGKAGMASKPRPSALIAPDVAQRVTWCDYGRSHFVAAYERGPLSATQFHPEKSGEAGSALLRNWAETLR, from the coding sequence ATGGCGAAGGTCGTCGTGTTTGATTATGGCTTCGGCAATGTGCGCTCGATGATGCGCGCGCTCGCCCATATCGGCCTGGACGCCACCCTCACCAGTGACCACCGGCAATCGCTTGAGGCCGACGGGCTGGTGGTGCCCGGCGTCGGCGCGTTCGCCGCCTGCATGGAGGGGCTGCGGGCCGTGCGCGGGGACGACGTCATCCTGCAACGGCTCGCCGCGGGTCGGCCGGTGCTCGGCGTGTGCGTCGGATTGCAGGTCATGTTCACACAGGGCAGCGAGAGCGGCGTCGTGACGCCCGGGCTTGGCGTGATCGATGGCAGCGTCGACCTGATCGACGCCGACGTGGTGCCGCATATGGGCTGGGACACCATCCAAGCGCCCGCTGATTCCACTTTGTTGCGGAGCCTGGGCGACGAGCGCTTCTATTTCGTGCACTCCTACGCCGCGTCGTCGGCCGAGATTCCCGAAGCTAGCTCCAACGGGAAAGCCGGCATGGCGTCAAAACCAAGGCCATCCGCGCTGATCGCCCCCGACGTGGCGCAACGGGTGACATGGTGCGATTACGGCCGCAGCCATTTTGTCGCCGCCTACGAGCGCGGCCCGCTTTCCGCCACGCAGTTCCACCCCGAGAAGTCCGGCGAGGCCGGTTCAGCGTTGTTGAGGAACTGGGCCGAAACCCTGCGGTGA
- the priA gene encoding bifunctional 1-(5-phosphoribosyl)-5-((5-phosphoribosylamino)methylideneamino)imidazole-4-carboxamide isomerase/phosphoribosylanthranilate isomerase PriA gives MMITLLPAVDVRDGKAVRLRQGKSGSETDYGSPLEAAQTWVDAGAEWIHLVDLDAAFGTGDNRAQLREIAQKLGDKVKIEMSGGVRDDASLGAALEAGAARVNIGTAALENPDWTVSIIKKYGDRVAVGLDVKGHTLSARGWTRDGGDLFETMEMLDKAGCTRYVVTDVARDGMMTGPNLTLLREVAERTDAHVTASGGISSLDDICAIKGLEGIGVDAAIVGKSLYAGAFTLQEALEVVG, from the coding sequence ATCATGATTACATTGCTTCCCGCCGTCGACGTCAGGGACGGCAAGGCCGTGCGTCTGCGCCAAGGCAAGTCCGGCTCCGAGACCGACTACGGCAGCCCGCTCGAGGCCGCGCAGACCTGGGTGGACGCCGGGGCGGAATGGATCCACTTGGTCGACCTCGACGCCGCGTTCGGCACCGGCGACAACCGCGCCCAGCTGCGCGAGATCGCCCAAAAGCTGGGCGACAAGGTCAAGATCGAGATGAGCGGGGGAGTGCGTGACGACGCGAGCCTGGGCGCGGCGCTCGAGGCGGGCGCGGCACGCGTCAACATCGGCACCGCGGCGCTGGAGAACCCGGATTGGACCGTCTCGATCATCAAGAAGTACGGCGACCGCGTGGCCGTGGGCCTCGACGTCAAAGGGCACACGCTCTCCGCCCGCGGCTGGACCCGCGACGGCGGCGACCTCTTCGAGACGATGGAGATGCTCGACAAGGCCGGCTGCACCCGCTACGTGGTCACGGACGTGGCGCGCGACGGCATGATGACTGGTCCGAACCTCACCCTGCTGCGTGAGGTCGCTGAACGCACCGACGCCCACGTCACCGCCTCGGGCGGCATCTCCAGCCTCGACGACATCTGCGCCATCAAAGGGCTCGAGGGCATCGGCGTCGACGCCGCCATCGTCGGCAAGTCGCTCTACGCCGGGGCCTTCACGCTGCAGGAGGCGCTTGAGGTCGTAGGCTGA
- a CDS encoding glutamine synthetase family protein produces the protein MDKQQEFALRTVEERDVRFIRLWFTDVLGTLKSVAIAPAELEDAFEEGLGFDGSAIEGMTRVSEDDMIVCPDPSTFQILPWRGGPQGTARMFCNIYTPDGEPSLGDPRHILKRELEKAKEKGFTFYVHPEIEFYLFEQQDDWGVPPTPIDHGSYFDHVPRSPGMDFRRAAVNMLEQMGISVEYSHHEVGPGQNEIDLRYADAMATADNIMTFRTVIKEISLERGIQASFMPKPLTDEAGSGMHTHLSLFDGDSNAFYEAGQEFNMSLIARQFAAGILHHAAEICAITDQYVNSYKRLWGGKEAPSYVCWGHNNRSALLRIPQYKPGKGNSARMEFRALDPVANPYLAFSVLLAAGLDGIEQQMTLGEPTSDAVWDLTDAERKAMGIEPLPESLDDALKVMEKSEFVAGVLGEHVFEYFLRNKHQEWEDYRRQVTRYELEKYLPRL, from the coding sequence ATGGATAAACAGCAGGAATTCGCCTTGCGTACCGTCGAGGAACGCGATGTGCGATTTATTCGTTTGTGGTTCACCGACGTGCTGGGGACGCTGAAGTCCGTGGCCATCGCGCCAGCCGAACTTGAGGACGCCTTCGAGGAGGGTCTGGGCTTCGACGGCTCGGCCATCGAGGGCATGACGCGTGTCTCGGAGGACGACATGATCGTCTGCCCCGACCCCTCCACCTTCCAGATCTTGCCATGGCGAGGCGGCCCGCAAGGCACCGCGCGCATGTTCTGCAACATCTACACCCCCGACGGCGAGCCCTCGCTCGGCGACCCGCGCCACATCTTGAAGCGTGAGCTGGAGAAGGCCAAGGAGAAGGGGTTCACCTTCTATGTGCACCCCGAGATCGAGTTCTACCTCTTCGAGCAACAGGACGATTGGGGCGTGCCGCCCACGCCGATCGACCACGGCTCCTACTTCGACCACGTGCCGCGCAGCCCCGGGATGGACTTCCGCCGCGCCGCGGTCAATATGCTCGAGCAGATGGGCATCTCCGTGGAATACTCGCACCACGAGGTGGGCCCGGGCCAGAACGAGATCGACCTGCGCTACGCCGACGCGATGGCCACGGCCGACAACATCATGACCTTCCGCACCGTCATCAAGGAGATCTCGCTGGAGCGCGGCATCCAGGCCAGCTTCATGCCCAAGCCCCTGACCGACGAGGCCGGCAGCGGCATGCACACCCACCTGAGCCTTTTCGACGGGGATTCGAACGCCTTCTACGAGGCCGGGCAGGAATTCAACATGTCGCTGATCGCCCGGCAGTTCGCCGCCGGCATCCTGCACCACGCCGCCGAGATCTGCGCGATCACCGACCAATACGTCAATTCCTACAAGCGCCTGTGGGGCGGCAAGGAGGCCCCGAGCTACGTGTGCTGGGGCCACAACAACCGCTCCGCGCTGCTGCGCATCCCGCAATACAAGCCGGGCAAGGGCAACTCGGCGCGCATGGAGTTCCGCGCGCTCGACCCGGTGGCCAACCCCTATCTCGCCTTCTCCGTGCTGCTCGCGGCGGGGCTCGACGGCATCGAGCAGCAGATGACGCTCGGCGAGCCGACCAGCGACGCGGTGTGGGACCTCACCGACGCCGAGCGCAAGGCCATGGGCATCGAGCCGCTGCCGGAATCGCTCGACGACGCGCTGAAGGTGATGGAGAAGTCCGAGTTCGTCGCCGGGGTGCTGGGCGAGCACGTCTTCGAGTACTTCCTGCGCAACAAGCACCAGGAGTGGGAGGACTACCGCCGCCAGGTCACCCGCTACGAGCTGGAGAAGTACCTGCCCAGGCTCTGA
- a CDS encoding hemagglutinin: MALVMGLVRVVQWHVEVTEAQKRQEQLVQQYDFDPGDIISDSQFFNADAMSQAEVQAFIIKHGPNCTSANCLPVKTFDTETMPANEQCKAYQGAKGELASAIIYKSAQACGVSEKVLLTVMQKEQHLIGSANPSDFQYKSAMGLSCPDDADCDPQYAGFFRQVYGSAKRFRYYQAHESQYGYHAGTLNYVQYHPNKSCGGTQVYIRNSATALLYVYTPYQPNNAALAAGFNEGDSCSSYGNRNFALIYDNWFGDPRK, translated from the coding sequence ATGGCTCTCGTGATGGGCCTGGTGCGCGTGGTCCAGTGGCACGTCGAGGTCACCGAAGCACAGAAGCGGCAGGAACAGCTGGTTCAGCAATACGATTTCGACCCCGGTGACATCATCTCCGACTCGCAGTTCTTCAACGCCGACGCGATGAGCCAGGCCGAGGTGCAGGCGTTCATCATCAAGCACGGGCCGAACTGCACGTCGGCCAACTGCCTGCCCGTCAAGACCTTCGACACCGAGACCATGCCGGCCAACGAGCAGTGCAAGGCCTACCAGGGCGCCAAGGGCGAGCTCGCGAGCGCCATCATCTACAAGTCGGCCCAAGCCTGCGGGGTCAGCGAGAAGGTACTGCTCACCGTCATGCAGAAGGAGCAACATCTCATCGGCTCCGCCAACCCGAGCGACTTCCAATACAAGTCCGCCATGGGGCTGAGCTGCCCCGATGACGCCGACTGCGACCCGCAATACGCCGGGTTCTTCCGCCAGGTCTACGGCTCGGCGAAACGCTTCAGGTATTATCAGGCGCACGAAAGCCAGTACGGCTACCACGCCGGCACCCTCAACTACGTGCAATACCACCCGAACAAGAGCTGCGGCGGCACCCAGGTCTACATCCGCAACTCGGCCACGGCGCTGCTCTACGTCTACACGCCCTACCAGCCCAACAACGCCGCGCTGGCCGCCGGCTTCAACGAGGGCGACTCGTGCTCCAGCTACGGCAACCGCAACTTCGCCCTGATCTACGACAACTGGTTCGGCGACCCCCGCAAATAG